Below is a window of Paenibacillus bovis DNA.
GAAACACCTGTTGTCCGATCATCTGCAGATTCTGCCTGATCGAGTAATGATTACATATCACGTACTGACCTATTAGCATTCTCGCTATTTACGCATCCGACTGCTTTATCCGCCCGGCACTGCCTTTTCTGGGAAGCCGGGCTTTGATGTGTCAGGTTATTTTTTCCAATCGAATAGATGCTTCTGTATATCTGATTCCGGTGATATGATGTATATCCGGCCTTATCATACTCCAGCTAGAAATAGTTGGAATAATTGTTGATTTTATAATGAAAATGGGAAGAAATTTATCTTGATGTCTGACTAATGTTTGAGCATACTTTTGCTTAAATTCCTATCCATCCAGACAAAAATTAATAAATTATTCACAATTTAATGACGTAATTTTAAAAAAAGTCATTTCATTTCCATTCTTCAAAATTAAAATGTTATGATAAAGTCACAACAATCGAAACGGGTGACAAATACAGAGATGAATAATCAACCAAGCCAAGGTGCAAGTGCACAAGTCAATTCCATGCCCGCGATCTTTTTTGCTACGATCAAAACGGGTATTATCAAGTCCAATCTTATAGCGATGTTCGCCGGGTTAAGTATGGCGCTGTACATCTTTAACGTATCTTTTATAGATCATATCGGGGCAATCATTCTTGCCTTTGTCGGATCTTCTCTTGTTATCGGTTCTGCCGGAGCCTTTAACAATCTGTATGATCGGGATATTGATGCCATTATGGAGCGGACCAAGACACGGCCGACCGTAACCGGCAAAATGGATACTCGTACCGGCCTGACGATCGGTATTACGATGAGTATCTCCGGTGTGATTCTGCTATACCTGAGCTCACCGCTCGCTGCTTTCTTCGGGTTCCTGGGACTGTTCCTGTATGTAGTTCCTTATACCATGTGGACCAAGCGCAGAACAATCTACAACACCGAAGTCGGCAGTGTCTCGGGCGCCGTACCCCCGCTGATCGGCTGGGCTGCTATTTCCAGCGATCTGGGACATTTTGAAATCTGGGCACTCGTAGCTACCATGCTAATCTGGCAAATGCCTCACTTCTATGCGATTGCGATTCGCCGGTTCGACGAATACAAAGCTGCTGAAGTACCGATGCTGCCAGTTGTCAAAGGTATCAAACGCACGTATGTACAATCCAACTTCTATCTGGTACTGCTGATCGTATCCAGCGTAATGTTCTGGCCGTTGAGTCCTTATATTGCAGGTGTCGCGTTCCTGCTGAGCCTGTTCTGGCTGGTGTTCAGCGTACGCAGCTATCGCAAGGATGATATTAAGGACTGGGCGAAGAAAATGTTTATCTTCTCGCTAAACCATATCACGCTGCTGTTCCTGATCATTATCGCTTACTCTCTGATCGCACAGCTGCTCAAGTAATAGTGAATGTACTTTTCAGGAAAACTGATCATCTACTTTGTTTTGTATAAGTAGGAAGTAATCAATGATTAGTAGATGCCGAATAGATAAATAAAAAGGAAGTACCGGTTACAATATCGGTACTTCCTTTTTTTGTGTTGACCATAGATTGACTGCTGGATACAATTCGTCGGAAGAAGCATAATCTATTGCAGCAGTATGTGAGTACGATCGGATAGCTGCATGCATTCTTCTATTAATTCGGGCTGCTGCTCGATAAAATCAAGCCAGGCCTTCACCAGATATAATCGATGCTGCTCTCCTAGCACCTCTTTTTCCATCTGCTGAAAGGACTGCCAGCATTCCCTGCGAAACTCTTCGGATATCTTCATCTGGTGCAGCAGCCGCTTGGAGCGATACAAATTCTCCTGAGCCTGAATGGCCTCGAGCAGTACTTTGTTATTGGAGATCCGGATTTTACGCTTGAGCCGGTCCCAATTCCAGAGCGGATCACCGTTCTCATCTTTCATTTCATAAATAACGATATTCATCATCTCAATCAACAGTATGCTGAGTTGATATTCTGTTTCTTGCAAAGTTGGCGTGATCTCTACTGCTTCACTCTGCTGCTGTCGCAGACTTCGATCTGTCGTACGATTCGATTCCTGCTGGGACATGGTACTCATATACATCTCAATGTACCAGGCCAACTTGCGTTTAGCATCCAGCCTATAGTCACTATACATACGAAATATACCTTGTTGAATATCTGCGCTGCAGCTCCGGCCCGAAAACATCTGATCTGTAATATCCATCACATCTGGTTTGCTATCCATATCGGTTCTCCTCTCGAATACAGGATATAGACAGAAACAGACGGGGGGTGTCTGTTTCTACGAAAGCACCACTCCATGTGTCTGTCTATTCAGTCAGCGGAGAAGCGCTTGTATTCATTTCATAGGTCTTGCAACAACAATTCTGTTTTGCCTGAATCGGTCTATTTCATGTGCTTGTTTATTATCGTTTCATTTATAGCGTGGAATCGGATGGCATCGAGCCATGTTTTTCCATTCTTTTTTGCTTGCGTTCCGCTTTGCGTGCCTGCCGTTTGTCTTTGGCACGTGCGGTTACCATATAGAGAGATGGCACAACGAACAATGTCAGGATAGTAGAGAAAATGAGACCGAAAATAATAACTACGCCCAGCGGACGGAATAGCAGTTCACCAATTGTAGCGATCGGAATCATACCTACGATTGCCGTCAATGAAGTCAGAATAATAGGACGGAAACGTGCAGATGCTGCCTGAATGACGGCTTCTTTCAGTTCCATACCTTCATGTCTGGCATCTTCGATAAATTCGATAAATACAATCCCGTTTCGGACAACGATACCGGCGAGTGCAATAATACCCATGATCGCCATAAAACCAATTGGAGTACGGGTAATAAACAAACCAAGCACGGCTCCTGCTGCTGCAAGATATACTGTCGTCATAATGATTAGCGGAATCGACAACGAATAGAACTGAATAACAATCAACACAAAGATGATAAAGATAGCGACAACAAACAATTGCCCCATATCTCCAAACGTATCTGCCTGATCTGATGTCTCGCCGCCAACTTCGAGCGTATATCCTTCCGGAAGTTTGACCTGATCCAGTTTAGGCTTGATCTCTGCCATTACTTCAGTTGCTGTACGACCATTCACTTCGGCCTCAACTGTGTTTACTCGCTGCAGATCATAACGATCAATCTGTTGAATCGAGAAAGACGGCTTCATACTGACAATCTGTGATAAGGGAATTTGTTCCTTGGACAAATTGGTAATATTCGTTTTCTGGATTAGGGATTCCGGACTTTCTTTATCGGAACCATCCAGATACAGTTTCATATCAATCAGATTCTCTCCATTATCAAAGTCCCCCAGGCTTATACCGCTACCCATCATAAGTAGCGTCTGGGTCAATGTGCTATAGGTTACTCCATAACGATCCATAGCTTGCTTATTCACAGAGAAATTCAGTCCATAGTTGTCATTGCCCATCGTATCGGTAATGCCATAAGTGCCTGGCGTATCTCCAATAACCTGCTTGATCTGATTGGTCAACTGACGAATTTCATCCAGATTATCGCCAGTAATACGTATCGATACCGGCTTACCTACCGGGATACCCACAGCACTCCCTTCGACTGAAGTCTCTATACCGGGATAGTCTTTCTTCAAAGTGGCGGACCACTGGCTGGTTACGGACTCAATATCCATATTCTCATCACCAATAACAAGAATTTGTCCGTTGCTGCTTCCACTTCCTCCGCTTCCACCCAGATTGCTAAATAGCAAAGGAGCTCCGCCGCCTGCAGCATAGGCGATATTTTCTACATTTGGCTGTTTTTTTACCCAGCCAGCAATGCTTTGTACAACGCGATCTGTTTCTTCCAGTGCTGTACCGGAAGACATACTTATATTGACCGTCACCTGTTTTTCTTCCGAAGTCGGAAACAGTTCAACAGGGGTAAATGCAGCCAGTCCATATACCGCTGTACTAATAATCAGACCGACAAGTGCTACGAGTAAAGGCTTTTGTAAAACTTTGGGCATCAGACGATGTGCATAACTGTCGGTAACAGTCTGGATTTGCTTGCCCAGCAGACCGGCAGGGCGATTCACACGTCGCTTGCCTCTTTCCATCTGACGTTCTTCATACCATTGACGGAAAATAGGAATAATAGTCAAAGACATAATCATGGACGCCAGCATACAGAGAGAAATTACAGCCGGAATCGGCAAGATAAATGCTCCCATATCGCCCGGCAGGAACATCAGCGGTAGAAATGCCGAAATGGTCGCAAGTGTCGCTGTAATAATGGAAACGGCGACTTCCTTGGTTCCTTTAATCGATGCATCTGTCGGACTCTCGCCCATATGAGACAGTCGGCGCTCAATATTGTCATTGACGACGACCGCATCATCTACGAGTATACCGAGTACGATAATCAGACCAACAATCGTAATCTGATTGAGCGTAATTCCGAGACCCGGCAGGAAAATCAAACCGAGTGCTATCGAGATCGGTATCGCAAGTGCTACAAATCCGGCTGTCAGCAGATTCATGCCGAGTGTACAAATAACGATAACAGCGATAATAGCTATAATCATTTCCTTGATTAAGGAGTTAAAGTTTTTGGTTACCTGATCATTCTGGGCGAACAGTGGTGCCAGTTTGACATTGGCAGGCAGTGTTTTTTCCAGTGAATTGATCTTGGCGCTTAATCCTGCGTCCATATTCGGTACATCCGAACCGGTCTGGCTGCTAATATCCAGCGAGATAGCCGGTGTACCATTATAATAGCTGAGCTGGGATTCTTTGGCCTGGGTCAGCTCTACTTTGGCAACGTCTTTGAGATAGACCGGAATACCTGTTTCGGTCTGCTGGACGACAATATCATTCAATGTTGTATAATCCACAGACTTGTCTACCGTAAGTTGATAGATTCGATCATCATGAGTCAGATTACCTGTAGGTACACGGTTGTTCGCCGATTGGATCGCCTGCTGTACCGTCTCCCATGAGATTTTGTACTGCTGCAGTTTAGCCGGATCAATATTGATGCGAACTTCCTGATCCGGAATCCCTTTGATATTGACCTCGGTAATTCCCGGTACAGAGCGCAGCTGATCCTGCCAGGTATTCATCAGTTCACTTAATTGGTAAATATCCTGTTTGGTTTTGCCATAGATAATATAAGACTTGATAAAGGATTGAGTCAGATTGTCATTGACCACAGGTGTATCTGCATCCTTGGGCAGCTGAGATTGAGCATCTTCCACTTTGCGGCGCAGTTCATTCCAAGTATCTGTCGTGTCGGCGTCTTCGTTGGCCTGTACTGTTATGGTAGAGACACCATTGCTGGAAGTGGACGTAATTTTCTTGAGATTGGATACTTCCTTGATTTTCTGCTCCAGTACTTCCGTGACAGTCTGCTCCATCAGCTCGGGAGTCGCTCCTGCATAGGTTGTCGTGACCATGGCTGTTTTGACAACAACATCCGGCTGCAGCTGTCTCGGAAGCTGTGTCAGCTGGGCGATTCCTACAATAATAAGCATAACGAAGAACAATAATGTGATTTTGCGCTTTTTGACGAAATATTTAATCATTGGCGTTGGCCTCTTCTGCCGTTCCGGATGAAGCTGCTGTGTTGCCCTTGCCGCTGGATGAGGTCGCTGCTGCCGGGCTAACTGTCAGTTCGTCTCCGTTAAATAAACGGTCTGCGCCGCGTGTTACCACTTTATCGCCTACTTTGATTCCACCGGTAATCTGATAGTTGTTATTGTATATTTTGCCCAGTACAACCGGTGTTTTGACGGCTTTGCCATTGACAGCCTTGAATACATAAGGCTCACTACCGGAGCTGATCACTGCCTCGGTCGGCAATAGGATTCCTTGCTGGGCAGATACCTGACGGGAAGCTTTGACGACCTGACCGGGTTTCCAGTCCCGTTTGGGATTACTGATCACTACTTCCACATTGATGGAGCCGGTGCTTTCATTGGTTTGCGGATTCAATTTGGTCACTTTACCGGTTCGCACTTGATCATACAGATTGATGCTGACCTGCTGACCGACTT
It encodes the following:
- the cyoE gene encoding heme o synthase, translating into MNNQPSQGASAQVNSMPAIFFATIKTGIIKSNLIAMFAGLSMALYIFNVSFIDHIGAIILAFVGSSLVIGSAGAFNNLYDRDIDAIMERTKTRPTVTGKMDTRTGLTIGITMSISGVILLYLSSPLAAFFGFLGLFLYVVPYTMWTKRRTIYNTEVGSVSGAVPPLIGWAAISSDLGHFEIWALVATMLIWQMPHFYAIAIRRFDEYKAAEVPMLPVVKGIKRTYVQSNFYLVLLIVSSVMFWPLSPYIAGVAFLLSLFWLVFSVRSYRKDDIKDWAKKMFIFSLNHITLLFLIIIAYSLIAQLLK
- a CDS encoding efflux RND transporter permease subunit; the encoded protein is MIKYFVKKRKITLLFFVMLIIVGIAQLTQLPRQLQPDVVVKTAMVTTTYAGATPELMEQTVTEVLEQKIKEVSNLKKITSTSSNGVSTITVQANEDADTTDTWNELRRKVEDAQSQLPKDADTPVVNDNLTQSFIKSYIIYGKTKQDIYQLSELMNTWQDQLRSVPGITEVNIKGIPDQEVRINIDPAKLQQYKISWETVQQAIQSANNRVPTGNLTHDDRIYQLTVDKSVDYTTLNDIVVQQTETGIPVYLKDVAKVELTQAKESQLSYYNGTPAISLDISSQTGSDVPNMDAGLSAKINSLEKTLPANVKLAPLFAQNDQVTKNFNSLIKEMIIAIIAVIVICTLGMNLLTAGFVALAIPISIALGLIFLPGLGITLNQITIVGLIIVLGILVDDAVVVNDNIERRLSHMGESPTDASIKGTKEVAVSIITATLATISAFLPLMFLPGDMGAFILPIPAVISLCMLASMIMSLTIIPIFRQWYEERQMERGKRRVNRPAGLLGKQIQTVTDSYAHRLMPKVLQKPLLVALVGLIISTAVYGLAAFTPVELFPTSEEKQVTVNISMSSGTALEETDRVVQSIAGWVKKQPNVENIAYAAGGGAPLLFSNLGGSGGSGSSNGQILVIGDENMDIESVTSQWSATLKKDYPGIETSVEGSAVGIPVGKPVSIRITGDNLDEIRQLTNQIKQVIGDTPGTYGITDTMGNDNYGLNFSVNKQAMDRYGVTYSTLTQTLLMMGSGISLGDFDNGENLIDMKLYLDGSDKESPESLIQKTNITNLSKEQIPLSQIVSMKPSFSIQQIDRYDLQRVNTVEAEVNGRTATEVMAEIKPKLDQVKLPEGYTLEVGGETSDQADTFGDMGQLFVVAIFIIFVLIVIQFYSLSIPLIIMTTVYLAAAGAVLGLFITRTPIGFMAIMGIIALAGIVVRNGIVFIEFIEDARHEGMELKEAVIQAASARFRPIILTSLTAIVGMIPIATIGELLFRPLGVVIIFGLIFSTILTLFVVPSLYMVTARAKDKRQARKAERKQKRMEKHGSMPSDSTL